In Defluviimonas aquaemixtae, the sequence AAGCGAAGATCCGCGAACTCGCGGAGAAAGCGAAGGCGGGCTGCCCGATTTCCAAGCTTCTGAACGCAGAGATCACGATGGACGTGACGGTGGGCTGAGATCGGCCGGCTGGCGGCCGGGCCCGGAAAGCCCGCCCGCCGGACTGGCGACCGGATCGTCATGGGTCCATTCCAACTGCCGGTAGTCGAAGCCGTCTTCGATCGTCGGTTTGACGATGCGAAAATAGGGCGAGATGTCGAAATCGCGCGGCGTGAATAGTGAGTAATGCCGGATGTGCAGGATTTCACGCGTCGCGGCCCCGCTCGCATCCGCGCGGATTTCGGGCAGGATCGGGTAGCGGACACTTTGAAACGCCTGCGCAATCAGCGTTGAACAAATCGCGCGCGTCGGATCGCCGGATCCGAGTGCCAGCATCCGCCGGCGCCAGCGGTGCGGAACCGGCGGCTCCGGCAGAAGGTAACGCAGGAGATCAAGCACGTTGCGCAGATCGTAGCTCTTGCCGAGGCTGTCGCGCATGTACGCGATAACGCGCGCGAGGTCGGGTCCGCTCAGACCCACGGGCCGGCAGATCCGGGTGTTGAGGTGGTCGTAGGTCGACAGCGGAACCGCGCGGACCCCTTCCTGCAGGTCGGCCTCGATCAGTTCGCGCCCGGCCTCTCCGCCGGCAAAGAAGGCGGCATGTGACCAGGTCGACCGGGTCAGATACTTGATCGCTGAAGAAATCCGGCGGTCACCCTCGACCAGAAGCACGTCGCCGGGCTGCAGCGCCGCGCAAAGGCTTGCATGGGGGATGACCGAGAAGGCGACATAGCGCCCGGTCTGCTTCTGCAGGTAACGTGCGAGTTGCCGTCCTATGGCGGCTTTGATCCCCGTCAGCATCGCGCCCTCCGCCAGCGTTCACCCGACGGCAGACTAGCGCGGCGCTCCGGCATGGAAAGCCGGCTGACGTGATTGTTACACCATCATTTCCTTCGTCGCGCTGAGCTTAAGCGCCGGATGGTCGCGCTCGATCCGGTCGATGTCCCATTGGAGCCGCGTTAGGTAGACGATGTCGCCGTCGTGGTCGTGCGCGATGTGGCCCTTGTTGGCGTTGACGAACTTTTCCACGTCCGCCTTCGGGCCGGTGACCCAGCGGGCCGACGTGAATTGTGACTGCTCGAACCGGACCGGCAGCGAATATTCGATCTCGATCCGGCTCGCCAGCACGTCGAATTGCAGCGGGCCGACGACGCCGACGACGAAGCCCGAGCCGATGGAGGGTTTGAATACCTTGGCGGCGCCTTCCTCGGCGAACTGCATCAGCGCTTTTTCGAGGTGCTTGGCCTTCATCGGGTCGCCCGCGCGCACGTTCTGCAATAGTTCCGGCGCGAAGGAGGGGATGCCCGTGAACTTCAGCGCCTCGCCCTCGGTCAGCGCGTCGCCGATGCGGAGCTGGCCGTGGTTCGGGATGCCGATGATGTCGCCGGCCCATGCCTCCTCGGCCAGTTCGCGGTCGGCGGCGAGGAAAAGGACGGGATTCGACACCGCCATCGGCTTCTTGGACCGGACGTGCAGCAGTTTCATGCCGCGTTCGAAATGGCCCGAGGCCAGGCGGACGAAGGCCACGCGGTCGCGGTGCTTGGGGTCCATGTTTGCCTGGACCTTGAAGACAAAGCCTGCGACTTTGCCCTCTTCGGGCGCAATCTGGCGTTCGGCGGCGGTCTGCGGCTGCGGCTCCGGCCCGAAATCGCCGATGCCGGACATCAGTTCCTTGACGCCGAAGGAGTTGATCGCCGAGCCGAACCAGATCGGCGTCAGGTGGCCTTCCAGGAACGACTTCCGGTCGAAGGCAGGCAGCAGCTCCTTCGCCATTTCTAGCTCTTCCCGGAGCTTGCTCAACTGCTCGGCGGGCACGTGCTGGGCCAGCTTGGGATCGTCCAGCCCCTCGATCTTGATCGATTCCGCCACACGGTTGCGGTCGGCGCGATCCATCAGTTCAAGCCGGTCATTGAGGATGTCGTAGCAGCCGAGAAAATCGCGGCCCATGCCGATCGGCCAGGACGCAGGCGTCACGTCGATGGCGAGGTTTTCTTGGATCTCGTCGATAATTTCGAAGGTGTCGCGCGCCTCGCGGTCCATCTTGTTGCAGAAGGTCAGGATCGGCAGGTCGCGCAGGCGGCAGACTTCAAAGAGCTTGCGGGTCTGGCTTTCCACGCCCTTCGCGCCGTCGATGACCATGATCGCCGCATCGACCGCCGTGAGCGTCCGGTAGGTATCCTCGGAGAAGTCCGAGTGGCCCGGCGTGTCGACAAGGTTGAAGCGGTAGGGGCCGAATTCGAACGACATCGCCGATGCCGAGACGGAAATGCCCCGGTCCTGTTCGAGCTTCATGAAGTCCGACCGCGTGCGACGCGCTTCGCCTTTTGCCCGGACCTGGCCGGCCATCTGTATCGCGCCGCCGAACAGCAGGAACTTCTCGGTCAGCGTGGTCTTCCCGGCGTCGGGATGCGAGATGATCGCAAAGGTCCGGCGGCGGGCGATTTCGGCGGGAAGGTCCGGGCGGTTCGACAGGTCTTTCATGGCGCGGGATATAGCCGCGCCGCACGGCCGCCGCAATGCCGCGCGCTCAATCGGGCCGCGCCAGGATCACATCGGTGGTGACGTTCCGGATGAGGCTGGTCGCGAAGCTGCCGAGCAAACGGGTCGCGAGGCCCGAGCGGGCGTGGGTTCCGACCGCGACGAGATCGGCGCCATTGGCGCGGATGGCATCCGCGAGCACGTCGAAGGCGGAGCCCTCGATGATCTCCACCTTTTCCAGAGTGCTTGGCAGCGTTTCGGACTTGCGCCAGTCTCTTTCGGCCGCCTGTGCCTCGCGCAGGAACGGTGCCTGCGTGTCGCTCGGCATGAGCCCCTTGAACGGGACATGCATCGCGTGAACAGCCCGAAGGCGTGCCTTCGGTGCGACCATCGCCGCAGCGCGCAGGGCCGCGGCGGAGGCCGGAGAGAAATCGACAGCGCCAACGACGCCGCGATAGGGGCCGCCAGCGGGATTGCGCGCGATCAGTACCGGGCAAGAGGCCTGCCGCAGCACTCTCTCCATCGTCGTGTTGCGCAATCCGTCCCCGATCGCCCGGATACGGTGGATGCCAAGCACGAGGAGGTCGGCCTGCTCTGCCTGAGCGAGCGTCGCGATGGCGAGCGAGGGATCGCCCCTCAGGACCCGGCAGCCGGGATCGCCTTTTCCGGACTTGCAGAGCGCCGCGACGATCTGGTCGAGCGCGATTTCCGCGCCTTTTTCGTAGGCGTCGGCGATATGTTTAGGCAGGTCCTCGTCGACGACTGTTGCGATGAGGAGTCGCGCACCGAGTTCGCGCGCAAGGTGGATGGCCCGGCCGACGGCACGGTCGCCGCGTTCGGACAGATCGGTCGCAACGAGAATATTCTGCATGCTATGCTCCGGTGAGAAGCGGGCGCGCAGGCCCAGAGATTCAAGCTCGATGCAAATACCCTAGCCGCGCTAGAGAACTCGTGCGTTGAGCCAGATCAAGCCTGATCGCTGCGCCGTAGAAGCGCGTCGCGCGCCGCCTTGTCCAGCAGGTCGCGTCCCGCCTCGGTGCCGAAATGCTGGTCTTGGCTCAGACCGGGAAATCGCGCCCTGACCTCTTCGGCGAGTTCCGCCGGCAGGCGGCTCACGGTCGCATCGTTGACCATCAGGCTCTCGGCGGCGATGCCCTCGGCATATATTATCTCGTGACGGTCGAAAACGAGGCTGTAGTAATCTACGAACCCACCCTCACGCCGCGTGACGGTATCTTCGTCGACAAGATGTTTGGCCTGGACGAGAAGCTCGGCCGTGCCGCCGACGCGCCGATTGCCGCGCTGGTAGATGAAGACGCGGTGGTGCGGGCTGACGACAAGATCGCTGTCATTGCCGAGCGTACCCGCGCCGATCACGATCGGGGCGAAGGCGCCGAGCGCGCGCATCGTCGCCTTGCCGATCCACCGGATCTCCTGCGGGCCGTGGTCGCGGGTCAGCACCCGGTCACCGGGTTCCAGCATTTCGATCGTGCGCTGCGCGCCGCCCGGAAGCGTGATCATCGTGCCAGCCGCGAACGAGACGCAGACCACGTCGGCGATGCGAATCTCGCCGATATCCGCCCGAGCGTCGATCAGCGTGTAGTCGATCCGCGGTGCGAGCGGCGAGAGCGGCAGCGCGAGACCCGCGCCCGAAGGTCCGTGGCGTGCATAGAGAAGCTCCACCCGGTCGCCATCCGGCGCCATCAGCGTCAGGACGGACAGAAGCTCGATCACCTCACCCGGGACGCCGATCTCGGAACCCTCCGCGATGTGCTGGCTCTGCGGATCGCCGGGCGTCGCGACCAGCATCAGCCTGCGCGCACGGGCGTCGGGATCGAGGCGGTAGACATCGCCAGGTTCGCATTCCTCGGCCGCGCCGATCGGATCGCGCAGGTTGGCGCCGGCCGTCACCCGGATCGCCGCGGCTTCATAGCCGTGGACTGCCTGGGCGGGTGGTGACAGGGTGCGTTCTTGCATCTCGGTGGCCTGTGCAGACGTGCCGGCGCGTCGCCGGTCATGCCGGGGCTTATCAAAGCCGCCACTGGCGCGTCAACGCGGCCTGGTCTCTGGTCACGGCAGGAGATTTCTCTATCCTCGCCACGAACATTGGGAGGCATCGCGATGGATTTGGGAATTCGGGGCAGGAAGGCGCTGGTCTGCGCGTCATCCAAGGGGCTCGGCCGTGGCTGCGCCGAGGCGCTGGCGGCGGCGGGTGTTGATCTCGTCATGAACGCGCGCGGCGCGGAGGCGCTGGCGGAAACGGCGGAGGCGATCCGCAGCATGCACGGCGTATCGGTGACCGAGGTGGCCGCCGACGTGACGAGCGAGGAAGGCCGGGCCAAGCTGCTGAAGGTAGCGTCGGGCGCCGACATTCTCGTGACCAATGCGGGCGGGCCGCCGCCCGGCATGTGGACCGACTGGGACCGCGCGGACTTCATCCGCGCCCTCGACGCCAACATGCTTACGCCGATCGCGCTCATGAAGGCGCTCTTGCCAGGGATGATGGAAAAGGGCTGGGGAAGGGTGGTCAATATCACCTCGCAGTCGGTGAAATCGCCGATCGCTGTTCTCGGGCTGTCGAATGCGGCGCGCGCCGGCCTCACCGGCTATGTCGCGGGCACAGCGCGGCAGGTTGCCCCGTCGGGGGTCACGATCAACAACCTCTTGCCCGGCATCCATGCCACCGACCGCGCGAGTTCGCTTGACGGCAGAGCGGCCGAATCCGAGGGCATCACGATCGAGGAGGCGCGCGCGCGCCGCGCCGCGACGATCCCAGTCCGGCGCTACGGCACGGCCGGCGAATTCGGCGCGACCTGTGCCTTCCTTTGTTCGGTCCATGCCGGTTTCATCGTCGGCCAGAACATCCTTCTCGACGGCGGGGCGATGAACTCGACGCTTTGACCCAGCACGCTCTTTTTCATTGCCCAAGTACCCTCGGCTGGTCTGCCGAGGCGGATTTGTGGCCGCAACCGGCATGCTTGCGGGCCGCCTCATGGGCTGCTATCGGGGCAGAAACCCGACGAATTCTATCGGGCAAGAGGATGGCCGTGACGACACCGCCTAGACT encodes:
- a CDS encoding SDR family oxidoreductase, with the translated sequence MDLGIRGRKALVCASSKGLGRGCAEALAAAGVDLVMNARGAEALAETAEAIRSMHGVSVTEVAADVTSEEGRAKLLKVASGADILVTNAGGPPPGMWTDWDRADFIRALDANMLTPIALMKALLPGMMEKGWGRVVNITSQSVKSPIAVLGLSNAARAGLTGYVAGTARQVAPSGVTINNLLPGIHATDRASSLDGRAAESEGITIEEARARRAATIPVRRYGTAGEFGATCAFLCSVHAGFIVGQNILLDGGAMNSTL
- a CDS encoding YiiX/YebB-like N1pC/P60 family cysteine hydrolase, translating into MLTGIKAAIGRQLARYLQKQTGRYVAFSVIPHASLCAALQPGDVLLVEGDRRISSAIKYLTRSTWSHAAFFAGGEAGRELIEADLQEGVRAVPLSTYDHLNTRICRPVGLSGPDLARVIAYMRDSLGKSYDLRNVLDLLRYLLPEPPVPHRWRRRMLALGSGDPTRAICSTLIAQAFQSVRYPILPEIRADASGAATREILHIRHYSLFTPRDFDISPYFRIVKPTIEDGFDYRQLEWTHDDPVASPAGGLSGPGRQPADLSPPSRPS
- a CDS encoding peptide chain release factor 3, whose protein sequence is MKDLSNRPDLPAEIARRRTFAIISHPDAGKTTLTEKFLLFGGAIQMAGQVRAKGEARRTRSDFMKLEQDRGISVSASAMSFEFGPYRFNLVDTPGHSDFSEDTYRTLTAVDAAIMVIDGAKGVESQTRKLFEVCRLRDLPILTFCNKMDREARDTFEIIDEIQENLAIDVTPASWPIGMGRDFLGCYDILNDRLELMDRADRNRVAESIKIEGLDDPKLAQHVPAEQLSKLREELEMAKELLPAFDRKSFLEGHLTPIWFGSAINSFGVKELMSGIGDFGPEPQPQTAAERQIAPEEGKVAGFVFKVQANMDPKHRDRVAFVRLASGHFERGMKLLHVRSKKPMAVSNPVLFLAADRELAEEAWAGDIIGIPNHGQLRIGDALTEGEALKFTGIPSFAPELLQNVRAGDPMKAKHLEKALMQFAEEGAAKVFKPSIGSGFVVGVVGPLQFDVLASRIEIEYSLPVRFEQSQFTSARWVTGPKADVEKFVNANKGHIAHDHDGDIVYLTRLQWDIDRIERDHPALKLSATKEMMV
- a CDS encoding Hint domain-containing protein, translated to MQERTLSPPAQAVHGYEAAAIRVTAGANLRDPIGAAEECEPGDVYRLDPDARARRLMLVATPGDPQSQHIAEGSEIGVPGEVIELLSVLTLMAPDGDRVELLYARHGPSGAGLALPLSPLAPRIDYTLIDARADIGEIRIADVVCVSFAAGTMITLPGGAQRTIEMLEPGDRVLTRDHGPQEIRWIGKATMRALGAFAPIVIGAGTLGNDSDLVVSPHHRVFIYQRGNRRVGGTAELLVQAKHLVDEDTVTRREGGFVDYYSLVFDRHEIIYAEGIAAESLMVNDATVSRLPAELAEEVRARFPGLSQDQHFGTEAGRDLLDKAARDALLRRSDQA
- a CDS encoding universal stress protein, with the protein product MQNILVATDLSERGDRAVGRAIHLARELGARLLIATVVDEDLPKHIADAYEKGAEIALDQIVAALCKSGKGDPGCRVLRGDPSLAIATLAQAEQADLLVLGIHRIRAIGDGLRNTTMERVLRQASCPVLIARNPAGGPYRGVVGAVDFSPASAAALRAAAMVAPKARLRAVHAMHVPFKGLMPSDTQAPFLREAQAAERDWRKSETLPSTLEKVEIIEGSAFDVLADAIRANGADLVAVGTHARSGLATRLLGSFATSLIRNVTTDVILARPD